A window of Silurus meridionalis isolate SWU-2019-XX chromosome 4, ASM1480568v1, whole genome shotgun sequence contains these coding sequences:
- the ccne2 gene encoding LOW QUALITY PROTEIN: G1/S-specific cyclin-E2 (The sequence of the model RefSeq protein was modified relative to this genomic sequence to represent the inferred CDS: deleted 1 base in 1 codon) produces MSRRSCRNTLQERDANTADQNRCSRKRKAECKRKTPASKKQSYEIQNRWEEGDVSPCVLVETPHKELEETSNLSGFKRFRFKNLFIKPSPLPCLSWASSDDVWIKMLNKELKYIHDKTFMQQHPSLQPKMRAILLDWLLEVSEVYTLHRETFYLAQDFFDRFMLTQVAIGKNQLQLIGITSLFIASKLEEIYPPKLQEFAYVTDGACDEDEILEMELLMLKALNWHLCPETPISWLKLYAQVGSLKEGPNFLVPQFSQEIYIQMTQLLDLCILDINSLDYQYGVLAAAAFCHFTSIETVQKVSGLTWDSISSCVRWMAPFASTVNEYGQPKLKDFKKVAAEDRHNIQTHVDYLSMLNDAQQRQQENLNRLSPVAVGGLLTPPKSTEKPSNV; encoded by the exons ATGTCAAGACGCAG TTGCCGTAACACACTTCAAGAACGAGATGCAAACACAGCTGACCAAAATAGATGTTCAAGGAAGAGAAAAGCTGAG tgcaaaagaaaaacgCCAGCAtccaagaaacaaagttatgaAATTCAG AACCGGTGGGAAGAAGGAGATGTTAGCCCATGCGTCCTTGTCGAGACTCCTCACAAGGAGCTTGAAGAGACTAGTAACTTGTCTGGTTTTAAACGCTTCCGGTTCAAGAATCTTTTCATCAAGCCCTCACCACTGCCTTGTCTGAG CTGGGCCAGCTCGGATGATGTGTGGATTAAGATGCTGAATAAAGAACTGAAGTATATCCATGATAAAACCTTCATGCAGCAGCACCCCAGCCTGCAGCCAAAAATGAGAGCCATTCTCCTTGACTGGCTTTTAGAG GTGAGTGAGGTGTATACGCTTCACCGTGAGACCTTTTACCTTGCTCAAGACTTTTTTGATCGCTTCATGCTGACCCAGGTAGCCATTGGAAAGAACCAGTTGCAACTCATTGGCATTACTTCTCTATTCATTGCATCTAAACTGGAG GAAATCTACCCACCAAagcttcaagagtttgcttatGTCACAGATGGTGCC tgtgatgaagatgaaatccttgAAATGGAGCTGCTCATGCTAAAGGCTTTAAATTGGCATCTCTGTCCGGAAACTCCCATCTCTTGGTTAAAGCTTTATGCTCAAGTAGGCTCTCTGAAGGAAGGACCAAATTTTCTTGTGCCTCAGTTTTCTCAGGAAATCTATATACAAATGACGCag tTGCTGGACCTTTGTATTCTGGACATTAACTCATTAGACTATCAGTATGGTGTGCTGGCTGCTGCTGCATTTTGTCACTTTACCTCAATTGAAACTGTGCAGAAAGTATCTG GTCTGACATGGGACAGTATATCCAGCTGTGTACGCTGGATGGCCCCCTTTGCTAGCACTGTAAATGAATATGGCCAGCCGAAACTGAAGGATTTCAAAAAGGTTGCAGCAGAGGACCGGCACAACATCCAAACTCATGTGGATTATCTGTCCATGTTG AATGATGCTCAGCAGCGACAGCAGGAGAACCTGAACCGATTGTCTCCAGTGGCAGTCGGCGGTTTGCTGACTCCGCCCAAAAGCACAGAAAAGCCCAGTAATGTGTGA